In a genomic window of candidate division WOR-3 bacterium:
- a CDS encoding T9SS type A sorting domain-containing protein produces the protein MKKIIIVVFSMAAALSLNSAVRRPMLENFTNHTCSFCVQYEPNMTQFIDNHAESLTVIRYHVNWPSSADPFYLDNPEDNNGRKSYYGVTGVPDNYMDGQIHVSYPPTPQALENAYVGAMSEPCYVEINLSGTYNSTTKEGNIIAQIIAEEEPGPGTYFLQISAVSEHVNSGSGYFSSFAQPMRKMYPLYGGSYVFFSDTFPDTVTVNMSCQLDTTWWHYDENEIFFAAWLQSGVLPAKHIYQSSVINIGDLVPVYVEETPASDPNYNELLMIYPNPVSTCATIYFTCSAETGTVIDILDVSGRIVKSLTPAEGEEKIEVDLSDLNTGVYLVKIKLQNRTESRVLNIVR, from the coding sequence ATGAAGAAAATCATTATTGTTGTGTTTTCAATGGCAGCGGCTCTGTCATTGAATTCAGCCGTAAGGCGACCCATGCTGGAAAATTTTACAAATCACACGTGCAGTTTTTGTGTTCAATACGAACCTAATATGACTCAGTTCATTGACAATCACGCTGAAAGCTTGACGGTTATTAGATATCATGTGAATTGGCCTTCATCTGCCGACCCGTTCTATCTAGATAATCCTGAAGACAATAATGGAAGAAAATCGTATTACGGAGTAACAGGGGTTCCGGATAATTATATGGACGGTCAAATTCACGTAAGTTACCCTCCAACTCCTCAGGCTCTTGAAAACGCATACGTAGGTGCAATGTCGGAACCGTGTTATGTCGAGATCAATTTAAGCGGAACTTATAACAGCACAACAAAAGAAGGAAATATCATTGCACAAATAATAGCGGAAGAAGAACCGGGACCAGGCACTTATTTTCTTCAAATTTCAGCTGTTTCAGAACACGTCAACTCCGGATCAGGATATTTTTCTTCTTTTGCCCAACCTATGAGGAAAATGTATCCTTTATACGGTGGATCATATGTTTTCTTTTCCGATACTTTTCCCGATACCGTGACGGTCAATATGAGCTGTCAACTTGATACAACATGGTGGCATTATGATGAAAATGAAATTTTTTTTGCCGCGTGGCTGCAATCCGGTGTTCTTCCAGCCAAACATATATATCAAAGTTCGGTAATAAACATAGGAGATCTTGTCCCGGTGTACGTTGAAGAAACACCCGCGTCAGACCCTAATTATAATGAACTATTAATGATTTATCCTAATCCTGTTTCGACTTGCGCTACTATATATTTTACATGTTCAGCGGAAACTGGAACAGTTATTGATATACTGGACGTTTCGGGCAGGATTGTGAAGTCTTTGACCCCGGCAGAAGGAGAAGAAAAAATTGAAGTCGATTTATCGGACCTGAATACAGGAGTCTATCTTGTAAAAATCAAACTACAAAACAGAACAGAAAGCAGAGTTTTAAATATCGTAAGGTGA
- a CDS encoding GtrA family protein yields MKNITCLTLKYTLFALAAIVINIAVQRTVFFFDFPHSLFIAMGSGTFAGLILKYILDKKFIFYYKTASLKHDAKKFVLYSFMGGLTTLVFWSIEFFFDRYIKISASKYIGAFIGLTIGYILKYFLDKKIVFVDKVERKE; encoded by the coding sequence ATGAAAAATATTACCTGTTTGACATTAAAATATACACTATTCGCTTTGGCGGCGATAGTTATTAACATTGCCGTTCAGAGGACAGTGTTTTTTTTTGATTTTCCCCACTCTTTGTTTATTGCGATGGGATCAGGCACATTTGCCGGTCTCATCTTAAAATACATACTTGACAAGAAGTTCATTTTTTACTATAAAACTGCTTCCCTGAAACATGATGCCAAAAAATTTGTACTTTACAGTTTTATGGGTGGTTTGACAACGCTTGTGTTTTGGTCGATCGAGTTTTTTTTCGACAGATACATAAAAATCAGTGCTTCAAAATATATTGGCGCTTTTATTGGACTTACAATCGGCTATATTTTGAAATATTTTCTAGACAAAAAAATTGTGTTTGTTGACAAAGTTGAAAGAAAAGAGTAA